Within the Arthrobacter caoxuetaonis genome, the region TGGGTTACTCACTGTTCATCCAGCGCCCGCGGAACCCTTCAAGCTACGAAGGCCTGCCGGTCCTGGCCCGCGCACTGGACCCGCAGCCCCACCTGGAACGGGTATCCGTTGTCTGGCCGGCAGGACGGACGTTGTCTGCCAAAGCCCTGCGGTTCATCGAGCTGGCGCAGCAGAACGTTGCCTCCTACGCTCCCGAAGCCCTGTATCCCAGCCCTCGTTAGCACTGTTGCTGGTGTGACCACAGAGGGTCACACCAGCAACGAGGGTTGGGAAGGCGTGCGGGCCAAGCCCCGAAAACTACGTCAGCCGGTTGAATGCCAGCTGTGCCAGGGCCGCGGCCTGGTCAGCCAGGACCGAATCGTCGAAGAGCACCCGCGGCGAGTGGTTCCATGCAGCGGTGGCGGGATCAACGTCCGGTGGAGTCGCCCCCAGGAACAGGAACGTGCCGGGGATCTTCTGCAGCACCAGGGAAAAGTCCTCCGAGCCCATCAGCGGATCACGGGACTGGATCACGCGTTCTTCGCCGAAGAGCTCGCGCAGCTCCCGCATGGCTTCAAACGTTCGGGAGGGATCGTTCTCGGTCATCGGATAGAGGATCTCGAAGCTGACCTCCGCGGTGCAGCCATGGGCGGCCGCGATGCCGTCGGCGAGCGCCTTGGTCTCGATAATCAGCCGATCCACCGATTCCGCCGAGAGCGTGCGCACACTGGCGCCCAGGCTCGCGCTGTCGGGGATGACGTTGATGGCGCGGCCGGCCTCCAGCTGGGTCACAGTCAGGACGATCGGATCGAAGACAGAGAACTTCCGGGTAGCCATGACCTGCAGGGCAGCTGCAATCTCGACCAGGGCCGGAACGGGATCAAGCGCGTTGTGCGGCTGGGAGCCGTGCCCGCCGGAGCCGTGGACGGTAATCCGCAGCTCGTTGGCTCCCGCCATCAGGGTGTTGGGCTTGGTGCGGAAAACACCGAGCGGACCGGGACGGACATGGATGCCGTAGGCCGCCACGGGGCGCTCCCCTGCGGCCTCGAGGACGCCCTCGTCTATCATCAGGCCGGCACCGCCGTCGCCCTCTTCTCCCGGCTGGAACATAAAGACGACGCTCCCGGAGATGTCCCGCTGCTGCGCGGCAAGCAGCCTCGCTGCTCCGACCAGGCCGGCCACGTGCAGGTCATGCCCGCAGGCGTGCATCGCGCCGTTTGTGGAGGCGTACTCGAGGTCGGTCAGTTCTTCGACCGGCAGGGCGTCCATGTCTCCGCGCAGCAGGACAGCGGGTCCGTCCTCGCCGCCGCGCAGCACTGCCGTTACCGAGCTCAGCGACTTGCCGGTGGTGATCTCCAACCCCAGGCCGTCCAGGGCGTCCAGGATCTTCGCCTGGGTCCGCGGCAGATGGAGGCCAACCTCGGGTTCCCGGTGGATGTCCCGCCGAAGGGACACCAGCCCCGGCAGCAGCGCCTGTCCTTCGGAAGCAAACATGTCCATCCTTACGGTTCGTCCGGCCGTGCGTTTCAGGGGATCTCCCCCTGAGGAAGTAAACCACCCCGTGAACACAAACACACTTGCCACAAGGCAGGGAGCCTGCCATGGGCCGTCAATTCCCAACCCGCCGGGTTCCCCCGTACGGCGGATCCGCTGCGGCCGTCCCGGATTTAGACTGTTGGCCATGATCGAAACGCAGGCGTCTGGCACAGACACGGCCGGCCCGGCTTCGCAGGAGCAGGAAACGACGGTGCCCGGGCCCACCCTCAGGGGACCCGCCGGCAGACTGCGCAGTTTCCGGCTCAGTCTCCCCTGGAACTCGGAAGACGACTGGGAACGCCCCGCACCCGGCCCCGAGGGGTACCGCCGCGACGTGATCGGTGTGCTCATCGCACTGTTCCTCAGTGCGGTGATGCTCGAATTCATGCGGGGATTCGCTTTTGGCGAAGGTGATTCCGCGAGTCCCTGGGTCCAGCACCTGGTGCAGGCGTCTATTTTCGTGTTTTTGGTTTTTCGCCGCCGCTTCCCCGTTACGGTGATGCTGCTCAGTTCCGCCACATTCGTCATAGTCGGCATCACCATGCCGCCGATCAGCCAGACGCTGGGCTTCCAGGCGGCCTACTTCGCGTCCCTCTACAGTGCCGTGGCGTGGGCGCGGAACCGGCGGGCCCTCTGGCTCGCAGTCACCGTGGTGGTCGCCGCCATGTTCCTGTGGATCGTCCTGGGCTTCACCCTCTCCAGCAGCTACGACGAAATCCTGAAGACGTTCAACATTGAGTCCAATGACCCCGTGGGCCTGTTCCCGCCGCTGACTTCCTACGTGCTCTACTCGTTTATGCTCAACGCGGCCTATTTCGGCGGAGCAATCATGTTCGGCTGGAACTCCTGGCGCAGCGCCCACCAGCGCGAACAGCTGGCCGAACAGGCCGTCCAGCTCGAAGCCCAGGCCGCGGATCTAGCCCGCAAAGCCGTCATCGAAGAACGTCTGCGGATCGCACGGGAACTGCACGACGTCGTCGCGCACCACATCTCCGTGATCGGCATCCAGGCCGGAGCAGCCCGCCGGGTATTGGAGAAGAAGCCCGACGCCGCCGCCGGTGCGCTGCAGACGATCGAATCCTCCAGCCGCGATGCCGTGGCGGAGATGCGGTCCCTGCTCGGTGTCCTGCGCTCTTCCGACGCGGAGGCGGACGGCCCGGACGGAGCCGCCCACCGCCGGCCGGAGCCCGGATTGGACGAGCTTCCGGGCCTGATTGCGGACTACCGCAGCAACGGCCTGGACGTGAAGTTCCAACGGGCCGAGCACGAACCCGGTGCGCTGGGCAATCTCTCCGCCCCGCTTGCCCTCTCGATTTACCGCACCATCCAGGAGTCCCTGGCGAACGTGCGGCGCCATTCGACGGCCGGGGGCGCCGTCGTGGTCCTGCGCACCGGCGGCACACCGGCAGGCGCCGATCATGCCGCCCAGCGCTGGGTGGAAGTGGAAACGGTCGACGACGGCCGTCCACGCCACGGCACCAGCGGCACAGGCTACGGACTGCGCGGGATCCGCGAGCGGGCAGCGCTCCACGGCGGACTGACGGACATTGGTTCGCGCGACGGCGGCGGGTGGCGGGTACGCGTCCGTTTTCCGCTGCGCTGAGAGCGGCTGGTGCATGTGTGACCCCCGTTCCGCTGATGCCGATAGTTTTAGAGGGGGGCGGCAACGGGCTGCCGAGAGAACTGTGAAGGATATCCATGGAACCGATCCGTTTGCTGCTCGCTGACGACCAGGCGCTGGTACGGGCAGGCTTCGCCATGATGCTCTCGGTCGAAGAGGAAATCGAGGTGGTCGGCGAAGTCGCCAACGGGCAGGAAGCAGTCGACTTCGCCGCAGCCCACCCCGTGGACATCATCCTCATGGACGTCCAGATGCCCGTACTCGACGGCATCCGGGCGACCGAACAAATCGTGGGCGCCGGCCGCGCCAAGGTCATCATCCTGACAACGTTCGAACGCGATGACTATCTCTTCGACGCCATCCGCGCCGGGGCGAGCGGCTTCCTGCTCAAGAATGCCGACCCTGACGACCTCGTGGATGCCGTGCACGCTGTGGCCGGGGGCCACGCGTTGCTGGCGCCGGAAGTGACCGTGCGGGTCATCGAACGGTTCGCCCGCCACCTTGATGCGGAACAGCAACCCTCCAGCATTCCGGTGCCGCAGGCCGCCGCTGTCCAGCAGCCTGATCCGGAACAGCAGAAACTGCTGGCATCCCTGACTGCCCGCGAGCGCGAGGTCCTGGAACTCGTGGCCACCGGGCTGAGCAACGCCGAAATCGCGTCCCGCATGTTCGTCGCAGAAGCGACCGTCAAGACCCACGTATCGAACCTCTTGGGCA harbors:
- a CDS encoding M20 metallopeptidase family protein translates to MDMFASEGQALLPGLVSLRRDIHREPEVGLHLPRTQAKILDALDGLGLEITTGKSLSSVTAVLRGGEDGPAVLLRGDMDALPVEELTDLEYASTNGAMHACGHDLHVAGLVGAARLLAAQQRDISGSVVFMFQPGEEGDGGAGLMIDEGVLEAAGERPVAAYGIHVRPGPLGVFRTKPNTLMAGANELRITVHGSGGHGSQPHNALDPVPALVEIAAALQVMATRKFSVFDPIVLTVTQLEAGRAINVIPDSASLGASVRTLSAESVDRLIIETKALADGIAAAHGCTAEVSFEILYPMTENDPSRTFEAMRELRELFGEERVIQSRDPLMGSEDFSLVLQKIPGTFLFLGATPPDVDPATAAWNHSPRVLFDDSVLADQAAALAQLAFNRLT
- a CDS encoding sensor histidine kinase, coding for MIETQASGTDTAGPASQEQETTVPGPTLRGPAGRLRSFRLSLPWNSEDDWERPAPGPEGYRRDVIGVLIALFLSAVMLEFMRGFAFGEGDSASPWVQHLVQASIFVFLVFRRRFPVTVMLLSSATFVIVGITMPPISQTLGFQAAYFASLYSAVAWARNRRALWLAVTVVVAAMFLWIVLGFTLSSSYDEILKTFNIESNDPVGLFPPLTSYVLYSFMLNAAYFGGAIMFGWNSWRSAHQREQLAEQAVQLEAQAADLARKAVIEERLRIARELHDVVAHHISVIGIQAGAARRVLEKKPDAAAGALQTIESSSRDAVAEMRSLLGVLRSSDAEADGPDGAAHRRPEPGLDELPGLIADYRSNGLDVKFQRAEHEPGALGNLSAPLALSIYRTIQESLANVRRHSTAGGAVVVLRTGGTPAGADHAAQRWVEVETVDDGRPRHGTSGTGYGLRGIRERAALHGGLTDIGSRDGGGWRVRVRFPLR
- a CDS encoding response regulator, yielding MEPIRLLLADDQALVRAGFAMMLSVEEEIEVVGEVANGQEAVDFAAAHPVDIILMDVQMPVLDGIRATEQIVGAGRAKVIILTTFERDDYLFDAIRAGASGFLLKNADPDDLVDAVHAVAGGHALLAPEVTVRVIERFARHLDAEQQPSSIPVPQAAAVQQPDPEQQKLLASLTAREREVLELVATGLSNAEIASRMFVAEATVKTHVSNLLGKIQVRDRVQAVVFAYESGLILAGDTGRGAAD